The segment CGTATCCTTGAATCTTAAAGTTTTGTGCATGAAGAATCCAAACTTTAGTATCAATACTTGGATCTGTATCCCtgaatcttaaaatttagaGCATAAAGGATCCAAAGTTTTGATTCGCACTGTACTGACACATAGACAACAGCAAACCAAGTGGAATCCCACGAGTGGGGTATAGGGAGAGGGAGAGTAGGATATTACACAGACCTTACCCTACCTCTGTGGGGTAGAAAGTCAGCTTTTTATAGACCCTCAGCGTTAGAGAGGAGAATTTGAAGAAGGGTTGCAAAAAAATGACAAGATATGAAGTAAATGAACCATCAAATGGTAATACACACAGGAGAatggtgggtgggtgggggatTATCTTACCATTGAGCACTTGAGAAAGAATAGTCCCTGTTGAATATTGTACATATAATCAGTGTCGGCTTAGATTGTAACTTTTCCccttaaaatatcattaaataaaTGCAGTCTGCCAAGAGGCTAACTGTTCTGCATGGTACCTTGATGTATCAAGCAAATCCTTTTAATCTTTCCACCATAAAGCTCACAGTTTAACTACTTTGTATGGTTCCTTAGCACGGTGATGAAAATGTGAGTACAAAAACAGTTGACACATTCGAAAAGTCTATGGATGTTTGTCAGAgatatttccttttgttttgcTGAAGAAATTCCCCCCTTTGCATACTCTAGTTTCGTGATGCTTCCTCACGTGAAATGCATTCTATACCTTTTTACAAGAAATATTAATTGTCAGTGATCACTGTGCTTTAGTTTCTGCCTGTTagaatgttttcttattttgtcccagtttaaatactaattaattgTGAACTCAAACAGAAACCATTATTTGGAGAAATGGTCCACCTGAAAAACCAGTGCTCTGCAATGCATGTGGATCAAGATGGCGTGTTAGGAGGACACTAGATGGCTATATTCCCAGACATGGAAACATAGAAATTGAGAGCTATCAGCGACCTTCTGACATGAAGCCGGCTCGTCCCGAAAAAAAGCTTGAAGTTGGAATAGAGGTTTCTGGACAGGATGGCTCTTCAGCCTGTCTTGAAGAGGAAATGAATAACTTATCAACCTTAGGTTCAGCATGGTCATCCTCAGACAACTGCATGCAGATGGGAGAAACAAAtggtaaaataatttcaaacatATATAGATCACTTGACTAGTTGCAGCAAATATGATGCACGTTCTGAAACAAATCCTTTCTTAAGCACTAGGGTCATTAAAAGTGGAGAACTAATGTCTTCCTATTTCTTTCCTCTGCTTTGCATGATAGTAAGCCCAAAACTCTTAATCTCAAAGAAAATTATGAGATAGTTGAAATTAGACAACCAAATCACTGCAGTGCATAGTCCTTCTGAttcaaaaaaaaggaagaaacagTTCTCCTTTTATTATTGTTGCTTCTAATTAAGAACTTCTCTTATTCTATTGATTAAAAATAGGTAAATTTTCTCACCCCCATCCCCACAAAAAAGAGCTCTAAGACAACTTGATAAGCATGTATCAGGATTCACGACACTCGGATTTATTTTTACGCAGGAAAATTCTTTTTGTTTCCCgattatcttaaaaaaaaaattgtttcccGATTATGGCAATGTGATTGTCAAATCACATTCAGGGTTTTACCAAAAAAGCCACAGGGAATCAATCACTAAATAATACTCTATAGACAAAATATTGGGTTTCTTTCTTGTTCATAGATCATTTATTGAAGTGTCTCCCCTAAGCTTCAAAAACTTACTTTCCTTTACACAATGAACTGACATCGACAAATACAGGTAATTGGGATTTTCAATGAAGATATGGAAATCTATTATTTTAATACCTTATTGTTTTGTGTGCACTAACATTCACCTTTTGTTTGGAGAAGCATACAAAGATCCTCTCTGGAATCCTGACAGTGTCCCAAGAAGAAAGAGATCAAAGCGTAGAAAACACATTTTGTCACCTATTGAAAGACTCCACAGGCAACTTCATAACATTCTACAGGAGCCAGACTTTGAAAATGTCTCTACCGATGAtgaaaatattctaatttatGCAAGGAACAAATACATTCCTCCTAATGAGATTGGTCTAGGAGCTATGCTGCTTGTATCACCACCTGCTGCTACAGAACACTTGACATCTCTATCTCCAGTGACAGATGATAATGATGCCTCTTGCTCAGTGAATGTCCCTGTAGGAAATTCCAATTCCAATTTGTAAGTGAATTTTTAGATGCATGCACAAGGTTCAAGCTGGTATTTGAGCCAACTCTTACTATCTAGCTAGTACAATGTTTGTTAAAACTATTTGAGCTGTTTCAACTTTACTAATGTCCACAACGGCAATGCTCAACAACTTGTGTGTTTTGAGACCATATAGTTTGCCAATAGTGCATTTATTTTGGAGAtctataattttgttgttttattggATGGGATTTCAATGAATCAGATATGTTTATTCTGCCTTTTGGGTGCATTTGATATGTCAATTCTGATGCCAGTCATAGTGTGCTTGCCTACAAGTTTGTTAGtgtaaataattgaattttagGTCTAAATCAACCCCACGGGCTAACTTATGAGGGTAGGAATGCTCAAGTCTATATAAGGAATTCATAATTTCCTCATGCACTTATGTGGGACTTAACACCCCGCCTCACGCCCAAGACCGGACATCTAGTTTGGATTATTTAATACTGGGCCCAACATCGGTAAATCATAAAATTGAGATGAGTTtgactctgataccatgtaaagaAATCAATTTTGGGCTTGACTCTACCCTCAAAAGTTAGCTTATGagaggaggattgcccaagtcTATATAAGGAGTCCATAATTTCCTCATCTCTTGATGTTGGACTTAAAAAGCCCAATATTCATTATTTACCGTTTGTTTGCATGGACTCCACATTACATGGATACTACATCAAGGGTATGTTGTTAAATTGTTCTCTAAAATGCTTCTGTGATTGCATCTTTCCATATTCAGAGATAGGGAGTTTGATTATTTAAGAAGTAGGTATATCAGCTTTAGATAAGGCATGTTCAGctacaaaaagtttgaaaactAAGTCGACCAAAAGTCTTTTCGATCTCCTTTCAAGTTTAACGATAAGTCGATAATATGTACCCAAAATAGAAGCTAGAGAGCCATTAATACATAATCTAGGAGCAATTAAGAGTCAGAATAATTTAGTATTGAGTTTCATGAATGCCCCCAGCTAAGTCTAGAGGGTAGCGAGGGGGTTCATCCGAACCCTGTCAACAAAAAATTACACCTTATATAAggttattttcaaattttgaacctCTTGAACATGAGATTAGAGGTGGACTAAGTGGTTGAGGGGGTTCAAAATTCACCTTGAGGTTTCAAGTTAAAATCTCAAGcaccatttttttatttttcgaaccTCTTAATGAAAATCCTTGATCTGCCACTTTACCGAATATAACTCTTCAAAAACCTTATATTACTTGATTGACTTTTAAGTAATACGAAGTAGGTTAATAAAAGCAACATGCATTATAGAAACCGAAAAAATGTATTCACTACCATAAAACTTCTTAGAAGGCCAAGAAATGCAAAAACCGTAGAAAGGAATGAAGAGAGTAAAATTTATTACTACTTAGGAAAGGAAAATAGGACATGGGAAGACATGAGCATGTTAAGAGTAAATTTATCCATCATTCTTTTACTCAGTGGCAGAGCGGTGTAAATGATAATAGCTAAAAAAGGAAACAACAGGAGTGATTCATGGGACTGGATAGACATCTTAGGCTCTGTAGGGTCATTCAACTGAAAAAGGCTACTTTTGGGTTTGTTGAAGAATAAATTTTGGGCCTAACTCAACTCCAAAGCTCAACTTGTAAGGTGAGGATTgtccaagtccatataaggagaccAATTACCCATCCCATATCCTATGTGGAACTCTTAAAAGGGTCGTACGTTCATATTCTTAGTTTTTTTTGACACGTAGAATGCTTAATCTACAATCTATTTTGCCAAAAAAGATTGTAGCATTGGTGGGAGATATAATTTTATGCCAAAATATTCTATAGATAAAATAGGGAATCAATCACTATATAATACTCTTATAGACAAAATAATGGGTTTCTTTCTTGCTAATAAATCATTGATTATAGTGTCTCCCCTATCAAAAACTTACTTTTCTTTACACATTGAATTGGCATCGACAAATTACAGGTAATTTGGATTTTCAATGAAGGTATGAACTGATCAGTTCATCTATACTTtaaccatacaaataataaaaGCTTTACCacaaagtaaaaagttatattgTATTACTAccttattgttttattttcccTAACATTCACCTTTTGTTAGGAGAAGCATATAAAGATCCTCTTTGGAATCCTGAGAGTGTCCCAAGAAGAAAGAGATCAGAGCGTAGGAAGCACATTTTGTCACTTGTTGAAAGACTCCAGAGGCGAGTTCATACTAATCTACATGAGCCAGGCTTTGAAAATCTCTCTGCCCATAATATTCTAATTTATGCAAGGAACGAACACATTCCTCCTAATGAGATTGTTCATGAAGCTATGCTGCTTGTATCACCACCTGCTACTACAGTAGACTCTATGTCTCTATCTCCAATGGCAGTTGCTGGAAGTGAGTTTTGAGAAGCATACATAAGGTTCAAGCTGGTAACTCTTTTATCTAGCTAGTGCAATGTTCGTTAAAACAATTTGAGTTATTCCAACTTTACTTAATGTCCCTAATGGCAACAACAACACCTTGTATGTTTTGAGACCATCTAGTTTGCGAATTATTCTGCATTCATTTTGGAGATTTATATTTCTTCTGTTATATTGGATGTGATTTCAATGAATTAGATACATCTATTCTACTTTATGGGTGCATTTAATATGTCGATGTTTATCATTGTGTGCTTGCCTACAATTTTGTTAGTGTAAAGAAATGAATTAGGGCCTAACTCAACCCACTAGCTAGCTTATGAGGGTAGAATTACTCAAGTCTGTATGAGGAGTCCATAGTTCCCTCTTCGCATTGACGTGGGATTAACACCCTGCCTCACACCCAAGACCGAACAATTAGTATGTGGACTATGTAATATGGGGGCCCAATATCCGTATATCATGCATCGGAATGAGTTTGATTCTAATACCATGTAAAGAAATGAATTTTGGGCCTAACTTAACCTTAAAATTTAGCTTATAAGGGGAGGATGACTGAAATCCATATAAGGACTCCATAATTCCCTCATCCCACAATGTGGGACTTAAGAAGCCCAATATCCATTATTTACGGTTAGTTTTTGTGGACTCcacattaaataaatattacatcaAGGGTGTGTCATTAAATAGTTCTCTAAAATGCTTCTACTATTGCATCTTCCATATTCGGAGATGAGAATTGATTATTAAATTACACGGTATATCTAaggtatttttaaaattttgtatgtatatatataaatgttgaaCCTTCTGAAATTATGGTTAAATATAACAgaagaattaaaaagaaattcacaATCTGCATTCTAGATGGTCTCAAAACACGCAAGTTATTGTGCATTGCCATTGGTGTTTTTTAACCAACATTGCACTAGCTAAATAATAACAGTTGGTTTCCCATACCAGCTTGAATGTTATGCATGCATCTCAAAATTCACTTACATATTGGAATTTTCTATAGGAACATTCACTGAGCGAGAGGCAGTTTCTTCACAGATGTACTGCTGATAGTCTCGAGCATTATATAATGCTAGTTATCGTATCTACTCGTGCTGATGGAGCATCAGATACTTATTGCAGAAAGTTAAATTTGTTCAAGGTAATAAACTCTTCCTGggcttctttctttatttttatattgtggTAACTTAGgttgatgaatttgcaaaatTTATATGGGGCAGTTCTAAGGGAAAGATTTTTTTAGTCAGTAAATTAAGCTTATTGGATTTTTAGTCTTCTGACTTGGTCATTCTAAATGCTCAGAACATTTTTATTGGTCTGTGGCGGATGGTTTACTGATAAAGTTGTCATGTATCATGCTCAATATTTTTCGTAACGAATTTGGGAGCTTTCTTAGCCTTTTCTCATTTTAATCATAGAATGAAAccgggtatgttgttgtattgaaAATGCATCTGGGACGTTGGTACTATCATGGGTCACAACTTGCAAATTGGGTTTACCTGGTTATTCAACAAGCAGTAATAACTTTGGGAGTTGCTAAATCTATTGAATGTAGTTCTTtgaataattatatcatatattagcTTTGCCTTAGTCATTATTAACTCATTATACATCCTTTTTCTCAATAGATATTTGTCgtatttttctttcaatcttTGCTTCGTAAACATTTCTTTTGAGCGGAGGGTCTATTGGAAACAACCTTTGTACCCACAAAGGTAAGGGTAAGGTATGCATACCCTCCCAAA is part of the Solanum lycopersicum chromosome 1, SLM_r2.1 genome and harbors:
- the LOC138338997 gene encoding GATA transcription factor 26-like isoform X1, translated to MLLLFLHPPSQALWHRFETIIWRNGPPEKPVLCNACGSRWRVRRTLDGYIPRHGNIEIESYQRPSDMKPARPEKKLEVGIEVSGQDGSSACLEEEMNNLSTLGSAWSSSDNCMQMGETNAYKDPLWNPDSVPRRKRSKRRKHILSPIERLHRQLHNILQEPDFENVSTDDENILIYARNKYIPPNEIGLGAMLLVSPPAATEHLTSLSPVTDDNDASCSVNVPVGNSNSNLRSI
- the LOC138338997 gene encoding GATA transcription factor 26-like isoform X2; this encodes MLLLFLHPPSQALWHRFETIIWRNGPPEKPVLCNACGSRWRVRRTLDGYIPRHGNIEIESYQRPSDMKPARPEKKLEVGIEVSGQDGSSACLEEEMNNLSTLGSAWSSSDNCMQMGETNAYKDPLWNPDSVPRRKRSKRRKHILSPIERLHRQLHNILQEPDFENVSTDDENILIYARNKYIPPNEIGLGAMLLVSPPAATEHLTSLSPVTDDNDASCSVNVPVGNSNSNLSI